The following nucleotide sequence is from Coffea eugenioides isolate CCC68of chromosome 10, Ceug_1.0, whole genome shotgun sequence.
ATGAGTAGAGTTTGACGAGAGGATCGCATGGATAAAATTTCGTCGCAATTAGATTTCGAATCACTTttcaatcaaaattttgaagtttctctctctctaacttctttattcttttctctctcttcatttttttttaagaaaaaaaagtgACGGCTGCTATATTTCTTCCTCAGTTGATTTCTATCTCTCGGCTAAAgctttccaagtcaaatttgacTTCAATGTGATGGGATTTATTTTGTGGTTTGGCCCAAAAATGGGCTGGCCCAAACCCAACAACTTGAATCTTGTCTTACTCTGATAGGACCTGAGACGAACCCTGTACCAAGGAAAGATGAAGCGGTGCTTGCTTCACTTGAATTCGACCTTATTACTAAAGCAATGAGCTCAGTAACTTACAGTGCTAAATTGACTTTTTCCGTTCCACCTTCAGCAACTGGAGGTTGCTTGCTAAATTGACTTTTTCTTGCACGAAATAATCAAGTCAGATTTTCAGAACCCTGTAAGATTAAAGAATAATCAACGCACTCATGGCTGCATGCAAATTGCAAACCTCTTAACACGATCGACCTATATATTTCTTCTTCAGGTTCTCTTATTACTTGCTAATTACAGCAATTTTATAACCATTTCATTGTTTTGAATCCtcctcaaaatttcaaactttaaAGAATGGATTCCATTTCTTTGTTAGAGAAGAAGCCTCATGCAGTCTGCATCCCATTCCCTGCTCAGGGTCACATAAACCCCATGCTTGAACTTGCCAAGCTCCTTCACCACAAAGGCTTCCATATCACTTTTGTTAACAGCGAATTCAACTACAAACGCTTGCTAAAATCTAGAGGTCCTGATTCCCTCAATGGTTTACCTGATTTCCAATTCGAAACCATTCCTGATGGGCTTCCTCCTTCTGATGTGGATGCCACCCAAGATATTGCTTCCCTTTGTGAGTCCACCGACAAGCATGGCTTAGGTCCATTTAGAGAACTTCTTGCCAGACTCAATGATACCTCTTCCTCCAACGTACCTCCTGTTTCTTGCATAATTTCGGATGCAGCTATGAGCTTCACGCTTGCAGCTGCTGAAGAGCTAGGCATTCCCGAAATTTATCTTTGGACCGCCAGTGCATGTTCCTACTtggcaatcttccacttttcaCAACTTATTGACAAGGGTATCACGCCACTCAAAGGTAATGATAAATCCAAAATTCAAGTTCAAAATGTTTCATACTCTTCcgttgtttttttcttttttcatgtatattttgggaactttccttaattaaaatttttactGCTTTCTAAAGTGTGTTTGACTGTTTTAGTGCCTGAGGCGGATGCAGAACTTCTTGATTTTATATCATTTACTTTCACATCCTAAGAAGAGTGTATTGTGTATATAGAATTTTAATAGTTTCAAGAGAAGgataaaattctttttctttttctttttcaacttctGCAATTTTGATGAAACTAAATCACTATGTTACCTTTTGCAGATGCTAGTTACTTGACAAATGGGTATCTTGATACAGTTCTTGAATGGATCATTCCCGGAATGGAAGGCATTCGTTTGAGAGATCTTCCAAGTTTCCTAAGAACCACAAATCCAGATGACTTTATTCTAAAATTCATCCTACAAATAACTGAGAGTGCTCAAAGGGCTTCCGCTATTATTTTAAATACTTTTGAAGAACTGGACCATGATGTAATAAGTTCCCTTCCAGCTTACCTTCCCCCAATCTATCCCATTGGGCCAGTACATGTCCTCCAGAATCAGGTTGATGATAAGAGTCTAGAAGTACTGGGATCAAATCTTTGGAAGGAAGAACCAGAATGTCTTGAATGGCTTGATTCAAAAGAACCAAACTCCGTGGTTTATGTGAACTTTGGAAGCATTACTGTAATGACACCTGAGCAACTAGTTGAATTTGCATGGGGACTCGCTAACAGCAAACAAACTTTTTTATGGATCATAAGGCCTGATCTCGTCAAGGGCGATCTAGCTATTCTTCCTGACGAATTTGTGGAAGAAACCAAACATAGAGGCTTGTTTGCAAGTTGGTGCAATCAAGGGACAGTTCTTAGCCACTCGTCTGTGGGAGGATTCTTAACTCATAGTGGATGGAATTCCACAATTGAAAGTATGAGCAGTGGGGTGCCTATGATATGTTGGCCATTTTTCGCTGATCAACAAACCAATTGCTGGATTTGCTGCACCAAGTGGGGCATTGGAATGGAGATAGACAATAATGTTAAGAGGGATGAAGTTGAAAGTCTTGTTATAGAGTTAATGTCTGGAAAGAAAGGTAAGGAGATGAAGAAAAAAGTCATGGAGTGGAAAAAATTGGCAGAAGATGCTGCTTCTTGTTCTAGTGGTTCTTCTTCCGTGAATTTTGAGAATTTGATCAGTCAACTGCAACAACCCAAGACATTAGACACGTTGGAGTCCAACCACGATAAGGTTAATAATTGGCCTCCTTAATGTGGGACTTGGTCATTCAGTAATTTTCATCATTAAGGAGTGATTTCTAGGAGTCAAAAAGCATCCAATAAGCCGCCCAATACGCCACGGAATTTGAGAATTCAACATGTTTCGTTGTACTGTCAGTCTcggatggtttttttttttatgcaactttcttgaattcttgatcgaAAACTTGTCGTTTTCTGTTTGATGATTTTTTAAAGGTGTAATTGCAGTAACAGTATACTtcaagaattggaaaatttgTTGGAAATGGACTTCGTCAAACAGTTTTAAGGGTCCCTTATGgattataattataaattatgatttattttaattcaaaagttgaaaaataaaagttttttttGAGATATGATACTCGAGATATCTTggatttcattttttgacttttcaaattttctgaacagttttgacattttcaaatttttaaaacaCAAAACCATTCTTCCACTAATCCCAAAATCTAAACAATGCTATAGCGATAAATTGAAACTACAAGAATGTACTTGATGTGAATGGTGGAATCGAAAGCTTGAGAGTACCAACAGAATAGTATAGATGTATATTCTTGCTctaagtttttttcttttttttttagcactCTAACTTCGTGTTTCTGAAATCAacttagggtctgtttgataacataaaaaagtgctgaatctgaattttttcagacattcagatgttttgagtatttgataaatgaaagtctatttgttgaacttgttaagcagtgctgaatctgtgtgtatttttttcagcacaagaatcctaactgaatgcttaattctgataagaatcaatagaattatttcaactaccttatcttatctatcaaatctacccttatttgttaattatgttcaaaattcttatctaattaaacaacataatattctctatctaacgatttttagtttctcttttctctctttttaatGATTTTCACATCTTCTTCATACTCCTCATAtgatatatttcatcttttatattaaattgattttaaaataaatattgtcattttcatacttaacaattttaaactaattaaatcatagattctatttcttttttaaatgaaaggatataagggcaaaattatcaaattaaacttattaagcattcagctataaatatttatcaaacagtataaatagatttagcattaaaattcagacattcatatattttttcagtgcttaaaattcagcaaattaattatttcagtattcagatttcagaattccgACTTCAGAATTTAGATTCACTTTTATCAAATGGAACCTTAGTAAAAAGTTTTCGCTATTGCGGGCAAACGCTGCTTAAGCAAAATATGATCGGATCCATTTGCCGTATACTTTTGTATTGGCACATGAAATTTTTAGTGCCACTTTTTAGTAGCAATTCAATGTcaacttttatatttatattaagtGTTCTATTATTTAAATTGTCATGTACTATTTATATAAGTTTTTTTTATTCTCACGTAATAAGCAGGACTGGCACTGAATTTGCTAGTTTTGGAcatgtattttcattttttaggatTAATTTCACAGGTATCTACTAccgagtaaaaaaaaaatcaactccttgaatcattttttccttttttttttttgagcaactTTTAACTTTCAATTAATCAAGCATGAAAGAGTATACACAGTGACACAGGAATGGTACGTACATTCCAATTACATCAAGATCTCACTAAACTAAATACAAAAACTCATCAGCCAAACTACATCCATCAGCTAAAACAACTATGTTGCAGCCCAAGTTCCATAGCTAGCTCCCAGTTATCTTTGGACAGTGGAACTTTACTCCAACCTGCTACTACATCTCGGACTGCAGAGAGAGTTGAACGCACAATAGCTACAGTAGTCATAGAGGTTTGGTGAAATGCAGCTTGGTTACGTTCCTAGCCCTCCATAGATGATAAATTTCAACCCTAAAAACCGGCCTCTTCACCTGATCACGGAATGAATTAGTTCGCCAATGAGTGTAGATCCAATCCAGTTCACTATGCCATGGTAGCACCCTGAATCATTTTCGGGACAGAAGAAAACATTCGAATGAGATTGTGGAGGTCGTGGCTTAATAACCCACATTTTTGTGCGCATGCAAGCCACAACTACGTAATCACTTATGTGGTTACAAACACAGGTTacaaagtcacaaagttagccggcaaacacacacacacacacatatatttatatatataaggCAACCATCAAGTAAACCTTTCAAACTTAACATTAATAATGATAGATGcctttttcctaatttttattTGGCCACATCCGCTccttatattataataatttttacTCTAACAAATGATTCAGTTCTATCATGACAATTTACTTTATGGTGGAGAAAAAGTCTTGACCCTTTTGGTATCAAGAACTCAATTATTCGTTCTTAACCCTTTTTATTGACGTCGATTATCCACTGTCATTGAGATAACTCGAGAATTAAACGGACCCTCTAATGGTTTGAAGGTGCTCCTTTTGGTTGGACAAAAACTTGAACTATTGAATACCTACACAAATCCAAAGAATTACCAAATTCTAAATGTGCCACTTATGATATTTGTTTTTACCAGAGCTTTTACTACTAATACTCAAGACATGTCCGGTTCAGTGCTCAGAgcaactcctttttttttgggttcttttGTTTTAATTCAGCAAATCATTTTAAATAACAGGGGTGGAGGATATGGTATCTTATCTCATAACTGCAAGCAACTTTCAGAGTCTGTTGGTGTTATTAATGAATGCCTTTTTCAGCGCCATCAATTGCAGCTTTCAATTTTCGGAGTTTTTTTTTCCGTCAATTCGTATAAAGTAGATGTGAATTCTTACTAATATTTATCTTATCACCCTAACATTTAAAAGTAGAATTCCTTGGCATCAAAACCTAAGTTcaattattgttggaaaattacttccatgTATGTGTAGTGCATTGTAGCAtgaattgttggaaaagacATAATTGGTAAAACTTTTTAACTTGATAAATCCGTAGTATTTTTTATTCTCTCCGTACAtctccaaaaaaagaaaaaaaaaagaaagagtcgATTGATGTGATGAATTTTATGCTTGAAATGCACAATTTATGAATTTTATGCTTGAAAATGCACAATTTGATTTGACATGATCTCTCAAAGGGGAAAAGAAACACGAGTACAAACAATTCTTCATTTCTTGATCAATGGAAAAGTTTTTAGTTTTGCTCAAAAAACAAAAGCATAAAATTAATATCTTCGAAAGCACAGAATTATATACTTTATAAAATATAAAGGTCAATTTCTATTTATTAGGTTCCGCGGCTGCTGTGCTAAGtacaaataattaaacaaatcaTAAATGCAATCCTCAACATGATAGACTAATCTATTCAAAGCATCTTATTTAATTGGACGAATTAACCCATGCAACGGATCCATTACTCAAACTTATATTACTAGCTTTATGTTATATTCAATTGTTATCTGCAGTTCTTGATGAGGACAGCGTTGAACAAATCGCTGTCCTCATGGTTATAATGCCTGAATTGCTGATCTGTTGAGTGCTTGAAGGcattattccaaaaaaaaaaaaaaaaaaaaggaccacTGGATTGTGTGTAACTCATGACCCAGTTGCACCCATTCAACGATCAATTCAACTCCTGCAGATTCTGCAGAATGGTTGATGGGGTTTAGAAATGTGTGCATATCAAATGGATTGGCGCTTTTCGAATAGGCAGGACCATCCTTCTGATCACAACCTGGGCTTGGGACAGAAGCAAATATTGGAATGAGATTTTGGACATGGTGGCGACATCCCACATGTTTGTGCACATGCAAACCCTAAACACTTAACCTCATCTCATCTGTTAATTTTATGTATATATAGTTGAACTTCCTCTTCCTAATTTTCAGTCTAGGTATCTATACTTCTCCAATCTTCTCAACAGTTATCAGCGTTAACGGGTGTTTCAATTCCATCATGAAAATCTTACTCCATAGTTGAGAACAATTCTGACAACCAAATTTGATACAATTTAGAGGAAACTATTCACCGGACTCCTAAATTATTTTCCTTACACTCTTTTGTCCCCTTCATAATATATTGTTTTCAAACAGTCAGTTGCCTGTTTTACAACTTCATCAAATTTGcattgttatgaagacatcaaaggtacagttaaaaaaaaagaagagaaaaagatatCAAAGATTCATTCTTCAACTTTATATATGCTGTAGAGTTTATGTGCCTTCATTGAGATATATCCAAAATTAGCCTGACAAATAACATGCTCCAATAATACTGGAGGTGATATTCCTTTTAGTTGGACCAAAACTTGAATTGTGTTGAATGCGTACACTCAATTCTAACAGGTATCAAAGTCTGAATACGCCACTTATTATATTTTTGTTTAGATCAGAATTTTGTTTTATCATCCAACCCAGATGTCCGGATCAGCGTCCAAAGCGTGTCCTTTTTTCAGTTCAACAAATCTTTTTTAAATAAT
It contains:
- the LOC113750292 gene encoding 7-deoxyloganetin glucosyltransferase-like — its product is MDSISLLEKKPHAVCIPFPAQGHINPMLELAKLLHHKGFHITFVNSEFNYKRLLKSRGPDSLNGLPDFQFETIPDGLPPSDVDATQDIASLCESTDKHGLGPFRELLARLNDTSSSNVPPVSCIISDAAMSFTLAAAEELGIPEIYLWTASACSYLAIFHFSQLIDKGITPLKDASYLTNGYLDTVLEWIIPGMEGIRLRDLPSFLRTTNPDDFILKFILQITESAQRASAIILNTFEELDHDVISSLPAYLPPIYPIGPVHVLQNQVDDKSLEVLGSNLWKEEPECLEWLDSKEPNSVVYVNFGSITVMTPEQLVEFAWGLANSKQTFLWIIRPDLVKGDLAILPDEFVEETKHRGLFASWCNQGTVLSHSSVGGFLTHSGWNSTIESMSSGVPMICWPFFADQQTNCWICCTKWGIGMEIDNNVKRDEVESLVIELMSGKKGKEMKKKVMEWKKLAEDAASCSSGSSSVNFENLISQLQQPKTLDTLESNHDKVNNWPP